One region of Oryza sativa Japonica Group chromosome 5, ASM3414082v1 genomic DNA includes:
- the LOC4338072 gene encoding uncharacterized protein, translated as MVSRTPTKQPLSPLPRAASGSPTKPTPSPSPSPASARRRRVLRRGSPGRIKSLAATFDTSLRGCRRRLLKLFARLAVLGSPTKRRAAAAGFRRLRSPPRSPSPPTPKPNQVAAVSPQLPLPLPPVSPGRRTLFLDLDETLIHSQTDPAARARHDFAVRPVIAGQAVTFYVVKRPGVDAFLAAAAAAFELVVFTAGLPEYASLVLDRLDPRGALFAHRLYRGACRDAGDGRLVKDLAATGRDLRRAVIVDDNPNAYSLQPDNAVPVAPFIDDADDHELERVMGILSIAAEFDDVRDAIKRYKEIVEAS; from the coding sequence ATGGTGTCGAGGACGCCCACGAAGCAGCCGCTGTCCCCGCTGCCGAGGGCGGCCAGCGGCAGCCCCACCAAGCCgacgccctcgccctcgccctcgccggcctccgccaGGCGCCGCCGCGTGCTCCGCCGCGGGAGCCCCGGGAGGATCAAGTCGCTCGCCGCAACGTTCGACACCTCCCtccgcggctgccgccgccgcctcctcaagCTCTTCGCCCGCCTCGCCGTCCTCGGCTCCCCCAccaagcgccgcgccgccgccgccggcttccgccgcctccgctccccgccgcggtcgccgtctcctccaacGCCCAAGCCGAATCAGGTAGCGGCCGTCTCGCCGcagctcccgctcccgctcccgccggtGTCGCCGGGGAGGAGGACGCTGTTCCTGGACCTCGACGAGACGCTCATCCACTCCCAGACCGacccggcggcgcgggcgcggcacGACTTCGCCGTGCGCCCCGTCATCGCGGGCCAGGCGGTCACCTTCTACGTCGTCAAGCGCCCCGGGGTCGACGCgttcctcgccgcggcggcggccgcgttcGAGCTCGTCGTCTTCACCGCGGGCCTCCCCGAGTACGCCTCCctcgtcctcgaccgcctcgaCCCGCGCGGCGCGCTCTTCGCCCACCGCCTCTACCGCGGCGCCTGCCGCGACGCCGGAGACGGGAGGCTCGTCAAGGACCTCGCCGCCACGGGCAGggacctccgccgcgccgtcatcgtcgacgaCAACCCCAACGCCTACTCGCTCCAGCCCGACAACGCCGTGCCCGTGGCGCCGTTcatcgacgacgccgacgaccacgAGCTGGAGAGGGTGATGGGGATCctgtccatcgccgccgagttCGACGACGTCCGCGACGCCATCAAGCGCTACAAGGAAATCGTCGAGGCgagctga